A genomic window from Lotus japonicus ecotype B-129 chromosome 1, LjGifu_v1.2 includes:
- the LOC130732509 gene encoding mavicyanin, with protein sequence MGLKNTIFLALVVSLITKEALAEQHVVGGSQGWDQSTDFNSWVSGKTFNVGDQLVFKYSSGLHSVVELGSESDYKNCDIGSAVNTMSSGNDAVKLSKPGTRYFACGTSGHCSQGMKVKITTGKGNAPSSSSTTTTSAASTSQGFISLVLIATALLIASLLPQF encoded by the exons ATGGGGCTCAAGAACACAATCTTTTTGGCACTTGTTGTTTCTTTGATCACAAAGGAGGCCTTGGCAGAACAACATGTAGTTGGTGGAAGCCAAGGTTGGGATCAATCCACTGATTTCAACTCTTGGGTTTCAGGCAAAACATTTAATGTTGGCGATCAACTTG TTTTCAAGTACTCTTCTGGGTTGCATAGTGTGGTTGAACTAGGCAGCGAGAGTGACTACAAGAACTGTGATATTGGAAGTGCAGTCAACACCATGAGTAGCGGCAATGATGCGGTGAAACTGAGCAAGCCTGGTACACGGTACTTTGCCTGTGGTACCTCGGGCCACTGCAGTCAAGGCATGAAGGTGAAGATTACAACAGGGAAAGGGAAtgcaccttcatcttcttctactACTACTACTTCTGCAGCTTCAACCTCACAAGGCTTCATCTCTCTTGTGCTCATTGCTACTGCATTGTTGATTGCTTCTCTGCTTCCCCAGTTTTGA
- the LOC130721135 gene encoding uncharacterized protein At4g04775-like encodes MDNSSGFKGSTASSSRSRQRPRSAGARANCPCGLPLIIYTAGTRVNSERRFLRCRNWHLPGTCNFFFWIDDPVDEIQPRHVEADTDISEIDNSSNSVLPGPDLKKKMKKLKKKVEIETFHKNVARLIALISWIVTVLVFLYGKSLKG; translated from the exons ATGGATAATTCTTCTGGTTTCAAGGGTTCCACTGCTTCCTCCTCTCGTTCCAGGCAGAGGCCACGATCTGCAGGTGCAAGGGCTAACTGTCCTTGTGGTCTTCCTCTCATTATTTACACTGCTGGTACTCGAGTGAACTCAGAAAGGAGGTTTTTGAGATGCAGAAATTGGCAT TTACCAGGCAcatgtaatttctttttttggatTGATGATCCTGTTGATGAAATACAACCCAGGCATGTAGAGGCTGATACTGACATTTCTGAGATTGACAATTCATCTAACTCTGTGCTTCCTGGACCtgatttgaagaagaagatgaagaagttaAAGAAGAAGGTTGAAATTGAGACATTTCACAAGAATGTTGCACGGTTGATTGCTCTGATTTCTTGGATAGTCACAGTTCTGGTGTTTTTGTATGGCAAGAGTTTGAAGGGTTGA